The DNA region AAGCAGCAGGCAGATCCCGCCTATTGTTCCGGGAGCCACGGCACCGGGCGTCCAGAACTCGAATATCAGGCCGTAGACGCCGACGAGCACCAGGATCAAAGCCACATTCGGATCGGTGATGATGGCAAGCAGCCGCATGAACCAGCTCGGTCGGATCACCTCGACCGTCAATCCCTTCGTCATCAGGGCTCGCGTACCGCCCGCGATGTCGACCGTCCGTCCGTCGATCCGATCGAGGAGGTCGGCCGGGTCACGCGCCACAAGATTGATGACATGGGTTTGCAACGCCGCGTTCGCGGACAGGCTGGCCGCTTTGCGGACGGCCTCTTCGGCCCAATCGGCATTGCGGCCGCGCAGTTCCGCGAGGCTGCGAATGAAGGCTGCCGCATCATTCGTCGCCTTCGCGGCCATTGTGTCCTGCGGCGCCGGCGATTGGGCACCGTTCTTCTTGTCCTTGCCGTCGCCGCTGTCCTTGTCTCGACCCGGCTCGCTGGGCAGGCCGGGCAATGGACCACCGAGATCCACCGGGGTCGCTGCTCCGAGATTGGTGCCCGGCGCCATCGCCGCGACATGGGTCGCGTAGAGGATGTAGGTCCCGGCGCTGGCCGCATGTGCACCCGACGGCGCTACGTAGCCGATGACCGGAACGGGCGATTTGAGCACATCGGCGATGATCTCACGCATGCTGGTGACGAGACCACCAGGTGTATTGAGGCGCAAAATCACGACTTCGGCATTGCGCTTGGCGGCGACCGCGAGAGCGTCCTGCACATAGCTCACCGTCGCCGGGCCGATCGGCCCCTCGATCTCGACCATCAGCGCAAGCTCGCCTTTCGGCCGCTGCGCCGCTGCGGGCAAGACAGACACGGGCAACACAGGCAGGGGCAAAACATTCGCGCCGATGGCGAGAAGCACCATCAGAAGCCCGAGATGCGCCGATTTCACGGTCACGATGCCTGCTCGAGGTCCGATTTCAATGCCATAGGGAAGCGAGCCACCTCACCACCCCTAGCCAGGCGGTGGTCGAGCTGATCTCCCCTTCCGAACGGTCACGCGGCGGGCAAGCAGCCCCCTCATCAGGCCTGCAGGCAGGTCTGCGGATGCCCCTCTTTCATCCTTATGTAGGTGTTTTCCGCCGGGCTGCGAGTGCGGTCGGCCGGAGCCCCTAGCCCAACGAGGCAACGATCTCCCTGTAGGCGGCCTCCGGAAATGCCTTCAAGGTGCGCGTGCGGACATCCCCGAGCATGCCGAGTTGCATGGTGAATCTCGCCGCCACGGCATCGTCGGAGGCTTCGTAGACGGCAACCATGTCGTAATCCCCCATAGTCAGGTAGAAGGACTTGAAGTCGCCGCCCATTTCGCGGAGAGCTTTCCTGGCGGCGTCCAGGCGGCGCGGCGATTCCTTCACGTTGCGCACGCCCTGATCGGTCCAATTGGCGAGCATGATATATGTGGTCATGGCACATCTCCGTGATTGCCCCTGGATTGGGGCGTCCGCAATGGGCCGTGAATCCATCCCGGCGAGCCCGCGAACGCGCCAGAGCCGGCAGGCAGCTTTGCTGCCACCGCAAATCTGGACCCGGCCCGAAGCCAAGGCAACAGGCCTGACGACGGCCGACCATGTGAATTTCGGCCGATAAACGCTAAGTTAGGTTGGGGGCGGAGGTATTGGCCATGTTGGGCTTTCTGAAGAGCCAGCAAGGAGCCTGGGCGCTCACCGCAGGCGCGGCGATCGGGGTGGCGGTCGCCGCAGTTGGGGCTTGGTATGGTTTTTCGCCGGCCTCGCTGCCATCGGCTCCAGCCGCGCCGCAAACGGCGATTGCCGGAGCGGCGCAACCCGCTTCCACTGCGGCAAATGACGCTGCGTCTGCTGCGGCACCGAGCCCTGCCGCGGCTGCCGTGGTGGCGACCTCCAAAGTCGACACGACGCCCGCCGCCGCACCGGCGCAGCGGCCCGAGTTTGACATTGTGCGCGTCGAACCTACGGGCGATAGCGTGATAGCCGGTCGCGGAGAACCCGGGGCGACGATTGCGCTCATCGACGGCGATACGACGGTAGCGAGCGCGGTCGCGGACGCCAATGGCGAAGTCGTATTCTTGCCACGCGCGTTGGCGCCGGGCGAACATGTCCTGGCGCTGCGATCGGCCCAAGCTGGCGCTGCGCCGGTGCTCTCCTCGCAAAAGGTTACGGTCGTCGTGCCCACCGCAAGCAAGGCCGCCCCTTTGGTGGCTCTGACGGCTCCCGACAAACCGACCGTCATTCTATCCGACAGAGCCGCCCCGAAACCCAAGTCTGCTGGCGCGCTTGCTGCTTCTGCTGCGGCCAAAGCCGTCCCGACAGTGGCCATACGGACCGCCGAAGCCGAGGAGGGCGGCAGCTTCTTCGCAACCGGCATAGCGCCTCCCGGCAGCCAGAGCCGGCTCTATCTGAATGGTGCCTTTCTCGCCAAGGTGATAGCCGACCTGAATGGGTCTTGGGCGGTCAAGGTGGAGAAAGGCATGAGGCCCGGCCGCTACTTGGTGCGCGCCGACGAAGTCGACCCGGCAAGCGGCAAGGTGGTCGCGCGAGCCGAGGTGCCCTTCAACTTTCCGGAGCAACCCGTTCCCTTGCCCGGAGCGCCCTCGTCGGAGCAGCCTGCGAAATCGAGTGGGCCGGGGAGTTCGGCGCCGCCGCCGCAGCCCGGCGTAGTCGCGTCGCCGGGCGTCGCCACCGCCGGGTCCGCCTCGGCTCCCACCATCATCAAGGAACTTCGGACCGCGACAGTGATACGCGGCGACAGTCTCTGGCGTATCAGTCGCAAGATCCTCGGGCGGGGCATTCGCTATACCGAGATCTACGAGGCCAATGCGAGCCAGATCCGCAATCCGCGTCTCGTCTTCCCCGGCCAGATTTTTGTGATGCCGACCAATCCCGGCTGAACCGGGGAGCCTATCTTCGCCGCATTCGAGGCTTGATTAGGGAACGATCATTCCCTAAATAGCGGCCATGGCAAATGTCGCACGCTCACCCGCCGCCACGGTCCGAAGCCGCGGCCGGCCGCGTGAGTTCGACATGGACAAGACGTTGGACAAGGCCGTCCGCGTCTTCCGCGAGCGGGGTTATCATGCGACCTCGATCGGCGATCTCGCCGTGGCCATGGAGCTGGCCTCGGGCAGCATCTACAAGGCCTTCAGGGACAAGCGCGCCGTCTTCCTCGCGGCCTTCGATCGCTACACCGCGGTTCGCAGCGAGCAACTCCGACGCGTAGCCAACACGGCCAAATCCGGCCGCGCCAAGCTGCGCGATGCCCTGACCTTCTATGCCGAGTCATCCCAAGGTGCCGAAGGGCGGCGCGGATGCCTCGTCGTCGGCAGCGCCGTCGAGCTCGCGGCCTTCGATCCGGAGGTCGCCGCACGGGTGAAGGGCGCACTCAGGAAGAACGAGGCGGTCCTGGCGGATCTGATCCGGCAAGGCCAGGCTGACGGCTCGGTCCCCTCGAGCATCGACGGCGAAGCCACGTCCCGCCTGATGGTCTGCCTGACGCAAGGGCTGCGCGTCGTCGGCAAAACGGGACGCAGCCGCGCCGAGCTCGCGACCGTCATCGACATCGCCATGAAACTGCTCACCTGACTCAGCTGCTCGCCTGAAGCAGCTGCTCGCCCGACGCAGCCGCTGACCTGAACTCATCGCTCGCCTCATGCATCTTCCTATTTACGAAATAGACGTTCCCGTTACGGAGTTCCCTGATGACCTCGCTCGCTGCATCCGCTGGCGCCTCCGATCAAAAGGGGGTCCCGGTCTGGATGACATTTCTGCTTGCCGCCGCCTGCGGGCTGATCGCCGCCAACATCTACTATGCCCAGCCTCTCGCCGGGCCGATCAGTGCCGAGCTCGGCCTCTCGCCGCAGGCGACGGGGCTGATCGTCACCCTGACCCAGATCGGATATGGCGCCGGCCTGTTGCTGATCGTGCCGCTCGGCGATCTCATCGAGAACCGGCGTCTCGTCCTCGCTTTGATCGGTGTCGCTGCCCTGGCGCTCCTGGGAGCGGCCTTGTCGACGCAGCCCCTGGCCTTCCTCGCCGCGGCTTTGTTCATCGGCATCGGCTCGGTCGCGGTGCAGGTGCTCGTTCCCTATGCGGCGCATATGGCTCCCGAGGCCGTGCGCGGCCGGGTCGTCGGCAATGTCATGAGCGGGCTGATGGTCGGCATCATGCTGGCCCGTCCGGTCGCGAGCTTCATCACGGCCATCTCCTCATGGCACGTCGTGTTCTCTCTCTCGGCCGGAGCGATGGTCGTTCTAGCGGTGGTGCTGGCTCAGGCGTTGCCGAAGCGCGTTCCCGCCTCAAAACTCCGTTATGGCGAGTTGCTGGCATCGATGGGCCGGCTGGTGCTGACCACCCCGATCCTGCGGCGCCGCGCACTTTATCAAGCCTGCCAGTTCGGCGCCTTCAGCCTGTTCTGGACCACGACGCCCCTATTGCTGGCCGGATCGGATTTCCATCTGTCCCAGGCCGGCATCGCTCTCTTCGCACTGGCCGGCGCCGCCGGCGCCGTCGCCGCGCCCATTGCCGGCCGGGTCGCGGACCGGGGATGGATCCGCCCGGCCACGGCGCTCGCCATGCTGGCGGTCGCAGCCGCCTTCCTGATGACCCATATCGGCCCTGCAGGCTCGACGCTGGCTTTGGCGCTCCTGGTCGCAGCCGCAATCCTCCTCGATTTTGGGGTGCAGGCCAATGTCGTCTTGGGGCAGCGCGCCCTCTTCGCGCTCGGGGCCGAGTATCGCAGCCGCCTCAACGGGCTCTATATGTCGACCTTCTTCGCGGCCGGAGCGCTCGGCTCGGCGCTCGGCGGTTTTGCTTACGCGCAGGGCGGCTGGACGCTGACTTCCTGGGTCGGATTCGCCTTGCCGGTCATCGGGCTTCTGTGCCTGGCGACGGAACGGCGCTGAGGGCCACTCCGAGGCCGCGCCCTTCAGGCGGCCTCGGGAATTCGCGGGCCGGCATCGCCTTGAAGCGCGGCAAGGCCTCGACACGCCGCAGCCAAGCCCGAACCTGCTCATAGGCATCGAGGCCGATGCCGGCCTCCGGCGCATGCGCCACATAGGAATAGCAGGCGAGATCGGCGAGCGTCGGATGGGCTGCCGCGAGATAATTGCGGTCCTCCAGATGCGCATCCATGAAGCTCAGAAGCCGGCCGGCGATCAGGACGGATCGGACCGGATCGCCCTCCATGCCGAATTGCGCCACCATCCGCGCCGTCGCCGGTCCGTACATGACCTCGCCGGCGGCGATCGACAACCAGCGCTGCACATTCGACGCCGCGACCGGCTCGTTCGGCAGCCAGGAGCTCCCCGGCGCGTAGCGCTTCACGAGGTAGACCATGATCGCGTTGCTGTCGGCGAGCACGAGCTCGCCATCTTCGAGCACCGGGATCTGGCGGAGCGGATTCAACTTGCTGAAGGCGGCCGAGCGCCGCACCTCCGCAGGGGCCGGGACGAAGCGATAGGGGAGCTCCAATATCCGCAACAGCAGCTCGACCCGATGGGTGTGACCGGACAGGGCAGTGCCATGCAGCACGATTGCGGGATCGGTCATTCGAGAACTCCTCCGGTTGCGACCACCCTACCCTAGTAGGCCCGATTGAAAATTGGGCCATCCTGAAAGGTTGAATTTCAGCTCGCGGAATGCGG from Rhizobiales bacterium GAS188 includes:
- a CDS encoding glutathione S-transferase; this encodes MTDPAIVLHGTALSGHTHRVELLLRILELPYRFVPAPAEVRRSAAFSKLNPLRQIPVLEDGELVLADSNAIMVYLVKRYAPGSSWLPNEPVAASNVQRWLSIAAGEVMYGPATARMVAQFGMEGDPVRSVLIAGRLLSFMDAHLEDRNYLAAAHPTLADLACYSYVAHAPEAGIGLDAYEQVRAWLRRVEALPRFKAMPAREFPRPPEGRGLGVALSAVPSPGTEAR
- a CDS encoding transcriptional regulator, TetR family, whose amino-acid sequence is MDKTLDKAVRVFRERGYHATSIGDLAVAMELASGSIYKAFRDKRAVFLAAFDRYTAVRSEQLRRVANTAKSGRAKLRDALTFYAESSQGAEGRRGCLVVGSAVELAAFDPEVAARVKGALRKNEAVLADLIRQGQADGSVPSSIDGEATSRLMVCLTQGLRVVGKTGRSRAELATVIDIAMKLLT
- a CDS encoding Predicted arabinose efflux permease, MFS family; protein product: MTSLAASAGASDQKGVPVWMTFLLAAACGLIAANIYYAQPLAGPISAELGLSPQATGLIVTLTQIGYGAGLLLIVPLGDLIENRRLVLALIGVAALALLGAALSTQPLAFLAAALFIGIGSVAVQVLVPYAAHMAPEAVRGRVVGNVMSGLMVGIMLARPVASFITAISSWHVVFSLSAGAMVVLAVVLAQALPKRVPASKLRYGELLASMGRLVLTTPILRRRALYQACQFGAFSLFWTTTPLLLAGSDFHLSQAGIALFALAGAAGAVAAPIAGRVADRGWIRPATALAMLAVAAAFLMTHIGPAGSTLALALLVAAAILLDFGVQANVVLGQRALFALGAEYRSRLNGLYMSTFFAAGALGSALGGFAYAQGGWTLTSWVGFALPVIGLLCLATERR
- a CDS encoding membrane-bound serine protease (ClpP class) → MTVKSAHLGLLMVLLAIGANVLPLPVLPVSVLPAAAQRPKGELALMVEIEGPIGPATVSYVQDALAVAAKRNAEVVILRLNTPGGLVTSMREIIADVLKSPVPVIGYVAPSGAHAASAGTYILYATHVAAMAPGTNLGAATPVDLGGPLPGLPSEPGRDKDSGDGKDKKNGAQSPAPQDTMAAKATNDAAAFIRSLAELRGRNADWAEEAVRKAASLSANAALQTHVINLVARDPADLLDRIDGRTVDIAGGTRALMTKGLTVEVIRPSWFMRLLAIITDPNVALILVLVGVYGLIFEFWTPGAVAPGTIGGICLLLGLYALNLLPIDYAGLALMLLGIALLIAETFNPTVVVGLGGVVAFLLGAAMLFKAEAPGFRLSFTVLGLIAAMTFGLALLTGRYLWAARARPPRVGAQAMQGMRAVIIDWSGDAGHVLAQGERWQANGGQGFMPGEIVEVTSVRGLTLMVRQRPAELASDGGIR
- a CDS encoding Nucleoid-associated protein YgaU, contains BON and LysM domains; translation: MLGFLKSQQGAWALTAGAAIGVAVAAVGAWYGFSPASLPSAPAAPQTAIAGAAQPASTAANDAASAAAPSPAAAAVVATSKVDTTPAAAPAQRPEFDIVRVEPTGDSVIAGRGEPGATIALIDGDTTVASAVADANGEVVFLPRALAPGEHVLALRSAQAGAAPVLSSQKVTVVVPTASKAAPLVALTAPDKPTVILSDRAAPKPKSAGALAASAAAKAVPTVAIRTAEAEEGGSFFATGIAPPGSQSRLYLNGAFLAKVIADLNGSWAVKVEKGMRPGRYLVRADEVDPASGKVVARAEVPFNFPEQPVPLPGAPSSEQPAKSSGPGSSAPPPQPGVVASPGVATAGSASAPTIIKELRTATVIRGDSLWRISRKILGRGIRYTEIYEANASQIRNPRLVFPGQIFVMPTNPG